A region from the Deinococcus betulae genome encodes:
- a CDS encoding MarR family winged helix-turn-helix transcriptional regulator: MRPGFTSPAQAPPAPDLTTQPLRFLAAYWAVWQHLSGHLQTALEQGHGLDVRSFIALSYVQAAPLTPAELASHLRVPRYEVTRVLRHLESRKAIDRHPAPHDARSHRLCATPAGRTLWQAALHTVETVTTPALHALSPTPLDILTASLETLAATPLEARP, from the coding sequence ATGCGTCCTGGCTTCACCTCTCCTGCTCAGGCCCCGCCTGCCCCGGACCTGACCACACAGCCGCTGCGGTTTCTGGCGGCGTACTGGGCGGTCTGGCAGCACCTGAGCGGCCACCTTCAGACGGCGCTGGAGCAGGGGCACGGGCTGGACGTCCGCAGTTTCATCGCCCTGAGCTACGTGCAGGCCGCGCCGCTCACCCCCGCCGAACTGGCCAGCCACCTGCGGGTCCCCCGCTACGAGGTCACCCGCGTGCTGCGGCATCTGGAAAGCCGGAAAGCCATTGACCGGCACCCGGCGCCTCACGATGCCCGGTCTCACCGGCTCTGCGCCACACCGGCAGGCCGCACGCTGTGGCAGGCCGCCCTGCACACCGTGGAGACCGTCACCACCCCCGCCCTGCACGCCCTATCGCCCACTCCCCTCGACATCCTGACGGCCAGCCTGGAAACGCTGGCTGCCACGCCCCTGGAGGCCCGCCCATGA